One window of Halorussus sp. MSC15.2 genomic DNA carries:
- a CDS encoding methyl-accepting chemotaxis protein, with product MATEPDDSSGDPSRGLLSRLGDRLPTGAIPNVFRRTFAAKFFGVVLVVVLVTSSVGAYNYASTQDALEKDVKNRISSTADLQASRLGEWVRSKRTLTRTLSQAQAFRTYNQRGVNYYLEAQEPTLPDDVRAVHFVNTTSWNVVVSSNDDAAGTNLRESGVPWATDDRAADLQRPSDVFVSSRPYDAPGSEGRVVAFVSRVPDKSDRAVVLTANISAQMNGLHQPVKDGETVVYNLDGDEVFDTGDSKLDGKLAGEAIVGSAGSSDGLVTTDNFVANHRPVAGANWVVVSYAPKASAFSMRDRVGTSLLTTILAAVLALGVVSLVFERRTTATLNELTSKAEEIERGDLDTDLRSDRIDELGQLYDAFASMRDAIGEKIRAAESAREEAREAQQVAERERKDAQEAKERAETLNGHLERKADSYSEVMQDAADGDLSRRMDTDAESEAMARIASAYNRMMDELTDAMLEVRSFSRKVAGESEQATTSLTEVQRASEEVSESVQEISDGAVEQNHDLQRASDEMSDLSATVEEVASSTDNVAQRVEEAAAEGEEGQQAAQAAIEELDSIEDRTERTAESVERLRDEVGDIEEVVGFVTDIAEQTHVLALNASIEAARAGEAGEGFAVVAEEVKNLAEQTQSATDEIRGSIDRVRDQTETTVEEMHETRTSVSDGTETVEEALEALERLVDDVSETNDSIHEISRAAERQAESVQEVVATVEDVSSVSEETTTQAETVSAAAEEQTASLSEVSSSVEDLAERSERLSELLEQFDFETEEQPPARTVSPE from the coding sequence ATGGCAACTGAACCGGACGATTCGTCGGGAGACCCGTCCAGGGGACTCCTGTCACGGTTGGGAGACCGACTCCCGACCGGAGCGATACCGAACGTCTTCAGACGGACGTTCGCCGCGAAGTTCTTCGGCGTCGTCCTCGTCGTGGTCCTCGTCACGAGCAGCGTCGGGGCGTACAACTACGCCTCCACGCAGGACGCGCTGGAGAAGGACGTGAAGAACCGCATCAGTTCGACCGCCGACCTGCAGGCGAGCAGACTCGGCGAGTGGGTCCGGAGCAAGCGGACGCTCACCCGGACGCTCTCGCAGGCGCAGGCGTTCCGGACCTACAACCAGCGCGGCGTGAACTACTACCTCGAAGCCCAAGAGCCGACCCTCCCCGACGACGTTCGGGCGGTCCACTTCGTCAACACCACATCGTGGAACGTCGTCGTCAGTTCGAACGACGACGCCGCGGGCACGAACCTTCGGGAGAGCGGCGTGCCGTGGGCGACCGACGACCGGGCCGCGGACCTTCAGCGGCCCAGCGACGTCTTCGTCTCGAGTCGGCCGTACGACGCGCCCGGTAGCGAGGGACGCGTCGTCGCGTTCGTCAGTCGCGTCCCCGACAAGTCCGACCGTGCCGTGGTCCTGACAGCCAACATCTCCGCGCAGATGAACGGTCTCCACCAACCGGTCAAGGACGGCGAGACGGTGGTGTACAACCTCGACGGCGACGAGGTGTTCGACACCGGCGACTCCAAACTGGACGGCAAACTCGCCGGAGAGGCCATCGTCGGGTCGGCGGGTTCGAGCGACGGTCTCGTGACCACCGACAACTTCGTGGCCAACCACAGGCCGGTCGCCGGGGCCAACTGGGTCGTGGTCTCGTACGCGCCGAAGGCCAGCGCCTTCTCGATGCGCGACCGGGTCGGCACCAGCCTACTGACCACGATTCTGGCCGCGGTCCTCGCGCTCGGCGTGGTCTCGCTGGTCTTCGAGCGCCGGACGACCGCGACGCTGAACGAACTCACCTCGAAGGCCGAGGAGATAGAGCGCGGCGACCTCGACACCGACCTCCGGAGCGACCGCATCGACGAACTCGGCCAGCTCTACGACGCGTTCGCCAGCATGCGCGACGCCATCGGCGAGAAGATTCGGGCCGCCGAGTCGGCGCGCGAAGAGGCCCGAGAGGCCCAGCAGGTCGCCGAGCGGGAACGCAAGGACGCCCAAGAGGCCAAGGAACGAGCCGAGACTCTCAACGGCCACCTCGAACGGAAGGCCGACAGTTACAGCGAGGTCATGCAGGACGCCGCCGACGGCGACCTCTCTCGCCGGATGGACACCGACGCCGAGAGCGAGGCGATGGCGCGAATCGCCTCGGCGTACAACCGGATGATGGACGAACTGACCGACGCGATGCTGGAGGTCAGGTCCTTCAGCCGGAAGGTCGCGGGCGAGAGCGAGCAGGCGACCACCAGCCTCACCGAGGTCCAGCGCGCCAGCGAGGAGGTCAGCGAGTCCGTCCAAGAGATTTCGGACGGCGCGGTCGAACAGAACCACGACCTCCAGCGCGCCAGCGACGAGATGAGCGACCTCTCGGCGACCGTCGAGGAGGTCGCGTCCTCGACCGACAACGTGGCCCAGCGCGTCGAGGAGGCCGCCGCCGAGGGCGAGGAGGGTCAACAGGCCGCCCAAGCGGCTATCGAGGAACTCGACAGCATCGAGGACCGCACCGAGCGAACGGCGGAGTCGGTCGAGCGCCTCCGCGACGAGGTCGGCGACATCGAGGAGGTCGTCGGGTTCGTGACCGACATCGCCGAGCAGACGCACGTCCTCGCGCTCAACGCCTCCATCGAGGCGGCCCGCGCGGGCGAGGCCGGAGAGGGCTTCGCGGTCGTCGCCGAGGAGGTCAAGAACCTCGCCGAGCAGACCCAGTCGGCCACCGACGAGATTCGAGGCTCCATCGACCGGGTCCGCGACCAGACCGAGACGACCGTCGAGGAGATGCACGAGACCCGGACCAGCGTCTCGGACGGCACCGAGACCGTCGAGGAGGCCCTCGAAGCGCTCGAACGCCTCGTGGACGACGTCTCCGAGACCAACGACAGCATCCACGAGATAAGCCGCGCGGCCGAGCGACAGGCCGAGTCGGTGCAGGAGGTCGTCGCCACGGTCGAGGACGTCTCCAGCGTGAGCGAGGAGACGACCACGCAGGCCGAGACGGTCTCGGCGGCCGCGGAGGAACAGACCGCCTCGCTGAGCGAGGTGTCGAGCAGCGTCGAGGACCTCGCGGAGCGGTCCGAGCGTCTGAGCGAACTGCTGGAACAGTTCGACTTCGAGACCGAGGAGCAACCGCCCGCTCGGACGGTGAGTCCGGAATGA